Proteins from one Halococcus hamelinensis 100A6 genomic window:
- a CDS encoding cation diffusion facilitator family transporter, giving the protein MAESRSVVIAALVANGAIAILKFVGFLITGSAAMLSETYHSISDTGNQIFLLIGIRYAGKDADRQHPFGYGKAQFFYSFLVSVLLFGIAGWESARHGYDAIVHPHAPGEGTAVLPLVGVEIPGVWVNYVVLIGAILFEAYALRKAYLEMNRQREEHGWESFREAFRKTSDVTTLTAFTEDTIAVSGAGIALFGVYLSRVTGNPIYDAVSALLIGLLLMGFAIALAWENKRLLLGESLPANEERELRRVVAGWEGVDRIEDFRTVYFGPEEVIVTGDVEFDPHLDTGTIDERITEIEERLLETNPQVRKIYIEPEA; this is encoded by the coding sequence ATGGCAGAAAGCAGGTCCGTCGTTATCGCCGCCCTCGTCGCCAACGGTGCCATCGCTATCCTGAAGTTCGTCGGCTTTCTCATCACCGGGAGCGCCGCGATGCTCTCGGAGACCTACCACTCGATCTCCGACACCGGCAACCAGATCTTCCTCCTCATCGGGATCCGCTACGCCGGCAAGGACGCCGACCGCCAGCACCCGTTCGGCTACGGGAAGGCCCAGTTCTTCTACAGCTTCCTGGTGTCGGTGCTCCTGTTCGGCATCGCGGGCTGGGAGAGCGCGCGCCACGGCTACGACGCCATCGTGCATCCCCACGCACCCGGCGAGGGCACCGCCGTCCTCCCGCTGGTCGGGGTCGAGATCCCCGGCGTCTGGGTCAACTACGTCGTCCTCATCGGCGCGATCCTCTTCGAAGCCTACGCCCTCCGGAAGGCCTACCTCGAGATGAACCGCCAGCGCGAGGAGCACGGCTGGGAGAGCTTCCGCGAGGCCTTCCGGAAGACCAGCGACGTCACCACCCTCACCGCCTTCACCGAGGACACCATCGCCGTCAGCGGCGCGGGCATCGCGCTCTTCGGGGTCTACCTCTCGCGGGTGACCGGCAACCCGATCTACGACGCCGTCTCCGCGCTCCTCATCGGCCTCCTCCTGATGGGCTTCGCGATCGCGCTCGCCTGGGAGAACAAGCGCCTCCTCCTCGGCGAGAGCCTGCCCGCGAACGAGGAACGCGAACTCCGGCGGGTGGTCGCGGGCTGGGAGGGCGTCGACCGTATCGAGGACTTCAGAACCGTCTACTTCGGTCCCGAGGAGGTCATCGTGACTGGCGACGTCGAGTTCGACCCCCACCTCGACACCGGGACGATCGACGAACGGATCACCGAGATCGAAGAGCGGCTTCTCGAAACCAACCCCCAAGTGCGGAAGATCTACATCGAGCCCGAGGCCTAG
- a CDS encoding DUF7563 family protein → MPECQNCGAFVTAAYARVFTPSGIDEPRVCPQCEDKIRDGAKVRQARSTRRS, encoded by the coding sequence ATGCCGGAATGCCAAAACTGTGGTGCGTTCGTGACGGCGGCCTATGCGCGAGTGTTCACCCCGAGCGGCATCGACGAACCACGCGTCTGTCCCCAGTGTGAAGACAAGATCCGCGACGGGGCGAAGGTCAGACAGGCGCGCTCGACGCGGCGGAGCTAA
- a CDS encoding HAD family hydrolase, with product MTDERSADPGTVEIPADVEAVVYDLDGTLVRLAVDWVELEIEIQAVLRESGIEPGDRDAWELLDEAEAAGIPEVGSLIAAAERDGAHASTRLPLADDIDHGLPTAVCSLNCEAACRIALDTHDLGGSIGTVVGRDSVAERKPAPEPLLAAVEGLGARTERTLFVGDSSSDETTADRAGTRFAYVGDGPTTL from the coding sequence ATGACGGACGAGCGCTCGGCCGATCCAGGCACCGTCGAGATCCCGGCGGACGTCGAGGCGGTCGTCTACGACCTCGATGGAACGCTGGTTCGCCTCGCGGTCGACTGGGTCGAACTCGAAATCGAGATACAGGCCGTACTCCGGGAGTCCGGCATCGAACCCGGCGACCGCGACGCGTGGGAACTGCTCGACGAGGCCGAAGCGGCCGGGATCCCCGAGGTGGGATCGCTGATCGCGGCCGCCGAACGTGACGGCGCACACGCCTCGACCCGACTCCCGCTCGCCGACGACATCGACCACGGGCTGCCGACGGCGGTCTGCTCGCTCAACTGCGAGGCGGCCTGCCGGATCGCGCTCGACACCCACGACCTCGGCGGCTCCATCGGGACCGTCGTCGGCCGCGACTCGGTTGCCGAGCGAAAACCCGCACCCGAACCGCTGCTGGCGGCGGTCGAGGGGCTCGGTGCGCGCACCGAGCGGACGCTGTTCGTCGGGGACTCGTCGAGCGACGAGACGACCGCCGACCGCGCCGGCACGCGATTCGCCTACGTCGGCGACGGGCCGACGACCCTCTGA
- a CDS encoding Ig-like domain-containing protein: MKFQLRSGRSIAILAVAVAMVVAVGALAGGVTGQTSGTTQAPDLQSVGDFEYDAGNDTTNVTFSFDEEVDLTSSGGNFRLVPTDGGTDIGGQNVGGNGTANLSVEYSGQVTESDVARGVVQQNTVRVAGEGDETNNPTQAADVSNDGNSADPDLVNVTVNESTNSLIYAFDEPVSVESDSGFEAYAENATTMGGSVATDSLTTPTLVSVTFDQYDVSEVVGAAVTEGTVSNASDSNRTNSLDGVTVSDESPPAFSKCGGSGTDDTGDAGNASGPTQAPDLVGIDNVTYRQNPEDTNCQTLVEFDFDEPVNTQGGAGNFQLVPIDGGQTYDGNNEIVGERTNTTSLTVPFDGRIDPSTIARGFVDANTVRTMGENDSTLNPKQAADLNNDGNTANPDLVSITRSSAPDGALLYEFDEEVGEVGDTSGFNFYDGTGTETDAQEVATTDDPTTLSVSFEEGANVSTTAVGGSVDANAVVGTDTTREDGDVNQPDEVEITGNESIQCGNATTVENGSGPTAAPDLEAIDGFCTGNLASINGQQTFVNFTFDQPVDIRGGAGNFQLVPVDSTDFENQLFDGQGEVVAGNGTKTVTVAFAENVTQSDVARGFVDADTVAALDGQSPPTNPKQAADVSNDGNTANPDLVSVSPGGTDQLRFEFDEEITEPGDTSGFNFYDANGTEVDAQNLNRTNDSSVISVYFEPQANVSENAVGGSVDANAVVGTETTREDGDVNQPDEVELDGSSGPAPVGSATDPPTDPDGDGKYEDVNGDGSLTQADAQVLFANLDSLQGDSAFDFDDDGSVTRADAQALYDEWADN, from the coding sequence ATGAAATTTCAGTTACGATCGGGACGATCGATAGCTATCCTCGCCGTCGCGGTCGCGATGGTCGTCGCCGTCGGCGCGCTCGCCGGCGGCGTCACCGGCCAGACGAGCGGCACGACGCAGGCCCCCGACCTCCAGTCGGTCGGAGACTTCGAGTACGACGCCGGCAACGACACGACGAACGTGACGTTCAGCTTCGACGAGGAGGTTGACCTCACGAGCAGCGGCGGGAACTTCAGGCTCGTCCCGACCGACGGCGGGACGGACATCGGCGGACAGAACGTCGGCGGCAACGGGACGGCGAACCTCTCGGTCGAGTACAGCGGGCAGGTGACCGAGAGCGACGTCGCCCGCGGCGTGGTACAGCAGAACACCGTCAGAGTGGCGGGTGAGGGCGACGAGACGAACAACCCGACCCAGGCGGCCGACGTCTCGAACGACGGCAACTCCGCCGACCCGGACCTCGTGAACGTCACCGTCAACGAGAGCACCAACAGCCTGATCTACGCCTTCGACGAACCCGTCTCCGTCGAGAGCGACAGCGGGTTCGAAGCCTACGCCGAGAACGCGACGACGATGGGCGGCAGCGTGGCGACCGACTCGCTCACGACTCCGACGCTGGTGAGCGTCACGTTCGACCAGTACGATGTCTCCGAAGTCGTCGGCGCGGCGGTGACCGAGGGAACGGTCTCGAACGCGAGCGATAGCAACCGGACGAACTCGCTCGACGGGGTGACCGTGAGCGACGAGTCCCCGCCCGCGTTCAGCAAGTGCGGCGGAAGCGGCACGGACGACACCGGCGACGCCGGCAACGCGAGCGGGCCGACGCAAGCGCCCGACCTCGTGGGGATAGACAACGTCACCTACCGACAGAACCCCGAGGACACCAACTGCCAGACCCTCGTCGAGTTCGACTTCGACGAGCCGGTGAACACCCAGGGCGGCGCGGGCAACTTCCAGCTGGTTCCGATCGACGGGGGCCAGACCTACGACGGTAACAACGAGATCGTCGGAGAGAGGACGAACACCACCTCCCTCACGGTGCCGTTCGACGGCCGGATCGACCCCTCGACCATCGCGCGCGGGTTCGTCGACGCCAACACCGTCCGGACGATGGGCGAGAACGATTCGACCCTCAACCCGAAGCAGGCCGCGGACCTCAACAACGACGGTAACACCGCGAACCCCGACCTGGTGAGCATCACCCGGAGCAGCGCCCCGGACGGCGCGTTGCTCTACGAGTTCGACGAAGAGGTCGGCGAGGTGGGCGACACCAGCGGGTTCAACTTCTACGACGGCACCGGGACCGAGACCGACGCTCAGGAAGTCGCGACGACCGACGACCCCACGACCCTCTCGGTCTCCTTCGAGGAGGGGGCTAACGTCTCGACCACCGCGGTCGGCGGCTCGGTCGATGCGAACGCGGTCGTCGGAACGGACACCACCCGCGAGGACGGCGACGTCAACCAGCCCGACGAGGTGGAGATCACCGGGAACGAATCGATCCAGTGTGGGAACGCGACGACCGTCGAGAACGGCTCCGGGCCGACCGCCGCGCCCGACCTCGAAGCCATCGACGGCTTCTGCACCGGGAATCTGGCCTCGATCAACGGCCAGCAGACGTTCGTGAACTTCACCTTCGACCAGCCGGTCGACATCCGGGGTGGCGCGGGCAACTTCCAGCTCGTGCCGGTCGACAGCACGGACTTCGAGAACCAGCTCTTCGACGGCCAGGGTGAGGTCGTCGCAGGCAACGGGACGAAGACCGTGACCGTGGCGTTCGCCGAGAACGTCACCCAATCGGACGTCGCCCGCGGCTTCGTCGATGCCGACACGGTGGCTGCGCTCGACGGTCAGAGCCCGCCGACGAACCCGAAGCAGGCGGCCGACGTCTCGAACGACGGCAACACCGCGAACCCGGACCTGGTGTCGGTTTCGCCGGGCGGCACGGACCAACTCCGCTTCGAGTTCGACGAGGAGATCACAGAACCCGGTGACACCAGCGGCTTCAACTTCTACGACGCCAACGGCACCGAGGTCGACGCCCAGAACCTGAATCGGACGAACGACTCGTCGGTCATCTCGGTCTACTTCGAGCCCCAGGCCAACGTCTCCGAGAACGCGGTCGGTGGCTCGGTCGACGCGAACGCCGTGGTCGGAACCGAGACGACGAGGGAGGACGGCGACGTGAACCAGCCCGACGAGGTCGAACTCGACGGGAGCAGTGGTCCCGCGCCGGTCGGCAGCGCGACGGACCCGCCGACGGATCCCGACGGCGATGGGAAGTACGAGGACGTCAACGGCGATGGGAGCCTGACGCAGGCCGACGCGCAGGTGCTCTTCGCCAACCTCGATTCGCTCCAGGGGGACAGCGCGTTCGACTTCGACGACGACGGTAGCGTGACGCGGGCCGACGCCCAGGCGCTCTACGACGAGTGGGCGGACAACTGA
- a CDS encoding acyl-CoA dehydrogenase family protein, with product MNLTAEQRAIRDAVREFAREEIRPLAARTDSEESFPEDVWDDLADLDLTGLTTPEAYGGFDADSVTYSLVNEELAGGTLAVATALSVHCLATSCLAEFGDETQRERWLPEMSGGRPVGAFALSEPHAGSNPAAMTTQAKPVEGSDGEVEEYVVDGEKQWITNGERSGVVILFAKTDRDDDSTITQFVVPKDTDGLSVGKKEDKLGLRASDTTTLTFDDARIPAENRLTEVGRGLSAALSILTGGRIAIASQAVGLAQHALDESVAYAGEREQFGGPIGDIQTIRHKLAEMRTDTQAARLLVRDAARRADAGEDYREAASMAKYAASETAVSVANEAVQIHGGYGYTTEGGVERLYRDAKILPIYEGTSEIQKDVIAREVLDR from the coding sequence ATGAACCTCACCGCCGAACAGCGCGCGATCCGGGACGCCGTCCGGGAGTTCGCCCGCGAGGAGATCCGCCCGCTCGCGGCCCGCACCGACAGCGAGGAGTCGTTCCCCGAGGACGTCTGGGACGACCTCGCCGACCTCGACCTCACCGGACTGACGACCCCCGAAGCCTACGGGGGATTCGACGCGGATTCGGTGACCTACTCGCTGGTGAACGAGGAGCTCGCGGGCGGGACCCTCGCGGTGGCGACCGCGCTCTCGGTCCACTGTCTCGCCACCTCCTGCCTCGCGGAGTTCGGCGACGAGACCCAGCGCGAGCGCTGGCTCCCCGAGATGAGTGGCGGAAGACCGGTGGGTGCGTTCGCGCTCTCGGAACCCCACGCCGGGTCGAACCCCGCAGCGATGACGACACAAGCGAAACCCGTCGAGGGATCCGACGGCGAGGTCGAGGAGTACGTCGTCGACGGCGAGAAGCAGTGGATCACAAACGGCGAGCGCTCGGGCGTGGTGATCCTCTTCGCGAAGACCGACCGCGACGACGATAGCACCATCACGCAGTTCGTGGTGCCGAAGGACACCGACGGCCTCAGCGTCGGGAAGAAGGAGGACAAGCTCGGTCTCCGGGCGAGCGACACCACCACGCTGACCTTCGACGACGCTCGGATACCGGCCGAGAACCGACTCACGGAGGTGGGACGCGGGCTCTCGGCGGCGCTCTCGATCCTGACCGGGGGCCGGATCGCCATCGCTTCCCAGGCCGTCGGCCTCGCCCAGCACGCCCTCGACGAGTCGGTCGCGTACGCCGGCGAGCGCGAGCAGTTCGGCGGTCCCATCGGCGACATACAGACGATCCGCCACAAACTCGCCGAGATGCGGACCGACACCCAGGCCGCACGGCTCCTCGTGCGGGACGCGGCGCGGCGGGCCGACGCCGGCGAGGACTACCGCGAGGCCGCGAGCATGGCGAAGTACGCCGCGAGCGAGACGGCCGTCTCGGTCGCGAACGAAGCCGTCCAGATCCACGGCGGCTACGGTTACACCACGGAGGGCGGGGTCGAACGGCTCTACCGCGACGCGAAGATCCTGCCGATCTACGAGGGGACTTCGGAGATCCAGAAGGACGTCATCGCCCGCGAGGTCCTCGACCGATGA
- a CDS encoding uracil-DNA glycosylase — translation MSADSDEDETNGLDVTACERCPDLCDSRNRIVNGTGPEDAAVVFVGEGPGEQEDREGEPFVGRSGSVLDDALRDAGLARRDVRITNCVRCRPPENRDPHTDELDNCREYLEAEIRGIDPEVVVSLGKVPSQHLLGRDVAVTKEAGEIEEVRFAGAAHRVLVCVHPAATLYDASQQETFRRTIATAAEFGGAADAGGEGGSGQSRLDGF, via the coding sequence GTGAGCGCCGACAGCGACGAGGACGAGACGAATGGGCTCGACGTGACGGCCTGTGAGCGCTGTCCCGACCTCTGTGATTCTCGAAATCGGATCGTCAACGGCACCGGGCCCGAGGACGCCGCAGTCGTGTTCGTCGGGGAGGGCCCCGGCGAACAGGAGGACCGCGAGGGCGAGCCGTTCGTGGGCCGGAGCGGCAGCGTGCTCGACGACGCGCTCCGGGACGCGGGCCTCGCGCGACGCGACGTCCGGATCACCAACTGCGTGCGGTGTCGCCCGCCCGAGAACCGCGACCCGCACACCGACGAACTCGACAACTGCCGGGAGTACCTCGAAGCCGAGATCCGCGGGATCGACCCGGAGGTCGTCGTCAGCCTCGGAAAAGTTCCCTCCCAGCACCTCCTCGGGCGCGACGTCGCGGTGACGAAGGAAGCCGGGGAGATCGAGGAGGTCCGGTTCGCCGGCGCGGCCCACCGGGTGCTCGTCTGTGTCCACCCCGCGGCCACCCTCTACGATGCCTCCCAGCAGGAGACCTTTCGACGAACCATCGCGACGGCGGCGGAGTTCGGCGGAGCGGCGGACGCGGGCGGGGAGGGCGGAAGCGGCCAGTCGCGGCTCGATGGGTTTTAG
- the hisH gene encoding imidazole glycerol phosphate synthase subunit HisH has protein sequence MSLEAQRTTAASVVVVDYGLGNLRSVTRGLERAGAAVEITDDPDEFDAADGIVLPGVGAFREGVENADPYREPLLDAAESEIPVFGICLGMQMLLTTSEEADHAGEGDVEGLDLIPGRNRRFDGDLKVPHMGWNELDTTRDHPLVEGVNGEHAYFVHSYYADPADENAVVATTDYGHDFPSIVADESGTVFGTQFHPEKSGETGLRILRNFVDICAD, from the coding sequence GTGAGCCTCGAAGCACAGCGAACCACGGCGGCATCGGTGGTCGTGGTCGATTACGGCCTCGGCAACCTCCGGAGCGTGACGCGCGGCCTCGAACGCGCCGGGGCGGCGGTCGAGATCACCGACGACCCGGACGAGTTCGATGCCGCCGACGGCATCGTCCTCCCCGGTGTGGGCGCGTTCCGGGAGGGCGTCGAGAACGCCGACCCCTACCGCGAACCGTTGCTCGACGCCGCCGAGAGCGAGATTCCGGTGTTCGGGATCTGCCTCGGGATGCAGATGCTCTTGACGACGAGCGAGGAGGCCGACCACGCCGGCGAGGGTGACGTCGAGGGCCTCGACCTGATCCCCGGTCGGAATCGTCGATTCGACGGCGACCTGAAGGTGCCCCACATGGGCTGGAACGAACTCGACACCACGCGGGACCATCCGCTCGTCGAGGGTGTGAATGGCGAACACGCCTACTTCGTCCACTCCTACTACGCCGACCCCGCGGACGAGAACGCGGTGGTCGCCACCACCGACTACGGTCACGACTTCCCGTCCATCGTGGCCGACGAGTCGGGGACGGTCTTCGGCACGCAGTTCCACCCCGAGAAGTCGGGCGAGACCGGCCTCCGGATCCTCCGGAACTTCGTCGACATCTGCGCCGACTGA
- a CDS encoding helix-turn-helix domain-containing protein, whose amino-acid sequence MPKYSTGDSSGGGDSCELCGTETSDLTTATVAGAELQLCRDCVPHGETTTERRKSAHDDHDTESQREQGSRRRAAQNVARFADAGMGDSTHWEEEGTNYESDQLPYLVSGYGERTRDAREDAGLDVEELADELDVDPNDVRAVEEGGAARAGVGGSVVAALESRLDVRLVDE is encoded by the coding sequence ATGCCCAAATACTCCACCGGCGATTCGAGCGGTGGCGGGGACTCGTGTGAACTCTGTGGAACGGAGACCAGCGACCTCACGACCGCCACCGTCGCGGGGGCCGAACTCCAGCTCTGTCGGGACTGCGTCCCGCACGGCGAGACGACGACCGAGCGGCGGAAATCGGCCCACGACGACCACGACACCGAGAGCCAGCGCGAACAGGGCAGCCGCCGGCGCGCGGCCCAGAACGTCGCGCGCTTCGCCGACGCGGGGATGGGTGACTCCACACACTGGGAGGAGGAGGGAACCAACTACGAGTCGGACCAGCTCCCCTACCTCGTGTCTGGCTACGGCGAGCGTACACGGGACGCGCGCGAGGACGCGGGGCTCGACGTCGAGGAGCTCGCCGACGAGCTCGACGTCGACCCGAACGACGTTCGGGCCGTCGAGGAGGGCGGCGCGGCACGGGCCGGCGTCGGCGGGTCGGTCGTGGCGGCGCTCGAATCCCGGCTCGACGTCCGCCTCGTCGACGAGTAA
- the glmM gene encoding phosphoglucosamine mutase, protein MFGTSGIRGPVGSEVTAELALALGRALGIDSDRVVVGRDPRESGLLLVDALTAGLRESGTDVLDAGLAATPTVARAVGWHDADAGVSVTASHNPAPDNGLKLWQPSGQAFTGEDQDRIAGRIREEAFEPADWDDLGDRIEIDAGERHVETLREAVPIDDPPSVVVDLGNGAGGVSVAALTALGCEVETLNAQPDGAFPGRPSEPTAENCESLRALVETTDADLGIAHDGDADRLRGVTGEGEYLSGDVLLALFACEAVRESEVENPEVAAPVDTSLAVADALAPLGATVTYTRVGDGFVAERATDPDVVFGGEPSGAWIWPNQTLCPDGPLAACRLAELAAERPLADRVAEIETYPIARESVEVADKSGVMDRVAERVNEAFEEVRTLDGVRADLDEGWFLIRASGTQPLVRITAEARSQEACTSAFETASGFVEDARRE, encoded by the coding sequence ATGTTCGGCACCAGCGGCATTCGCGGGCCGGTCGGGAGCGAGGTCACCGCGGAGCTCGCGCTCGCGCTCGGGCGCGCACTCGGGATCGATTCCGACCGCGTCGTGGTGGGGCGCGACCCACGCGAGAGCGGGTTGCTCCTGGTCGACGCACTGACGGCGGGGCTGCGCGAGTCGGGTACCGACGTCCTCGACGCGGGCCTCGCCGCCACCCCGACCGTCGCGCGCGCGGTCGGCTGGCACGACGCCGACGCCGGCGTCTCGGTGACCGCGAGCCACAACCCCGCGCCCGACAACGGCCTCAAGCTCTGGCAGCCCAGCGGGCAAGCCTTCACGGGCGAGGACCAGGACCGCATCGCCGGGCGCATCCGTGAGGAGGCCTTCGAGCCGGCGGATTGGGACGACCTCGGTGACCGAATCGAGATCGACGCGGGCGAGCGCCACGTCGAGACGCTTCGCGAAGCGGTCCCGATCGACGACCCGCCCTCGGTGGTCGTCGACCTCGGGAACGGCGCGGGTGGGGTCAGTGTGGCCGCCCTCACCGCGCTCGGCTGCGAGGTCGAGACCCTCAACGCCCAGCCCGACGGCGCGTTTCCGGGCCGGCCCTCCGAACCGACGGCCGAGAACTGCGAGTCGCTCCGTGCGCTGGTCGAGACCACCGACGCCGACCTCGGGATCGCCCACGACGGCGACGCCGACCGGCTCCGTGGCGTGACGGGCGAAGGCGAGTACCTCTCGGGCGACGTGCTCCTCGCGCTGTTCGCGTGCGAGGCGGTCCGCGAGAGCGAGGTCGAGAACCCCGAGGTCGCCGCGCCCGTCGATACCAGCCTCGCGGTCGCGGACGCGCTCGCGCCCCTCGGGGCCACGGTGACCTACACCCGCGTGGGCGACGGCTTCGTCGCCGAACGGGCCACCGACCCCGACGTCGTCTTCGGTGGCGAACCCTCCGGCGCGTGGATCTGGCCGAACCAGACGCTGTGTCCCGACGGCCCGCTCGCGGCCTGTCGGCTGGCCGAGCTCGCCGCCGAGCGCCCGCTGGCCGACCGGGTCGCCGAGATAGAGACCTACCCGATAGCACGCGAGAGCGTCGAGGTCGCCGACAAGAGCGGGGTGATGGACCGGGTCGCGGAGCGCGTGAACGAGGCGTTCGAGGAGGTGCGAACCCTCGACGGCGTTCGGGCCGACCTCGACGAGGGCTGGTTCCTGATTCGGGCGAGCGGAACCCAGCCGCTGGTTCGGATCACCGCCGAGGCCCGTAGCCAGGAGGCCTGTACGTCCGCCTTCGAGACGGCGAGCGGGTTCGTCGAGGACGCCCGCCGAGAATGA
- a CDS encoding DUF5822 domain-containing protein, with the protein MPELVETSDPEGVDYGWVMQTTFVLTIVVGAPIVAALSVGTPLASWESRVSFAVRVGAVVWVLVALAVYGYARRLST; encoded by the coding sequence GTGCCCGAACTCGTCGAGACCAGCGACCCCGAGGGGGTCGACTACGGCTGGGTGATGCAGACCACCTTCGTGCTCACCATCGTGGTCGGCGCGCCCATCGTGGCGGCGCTCTCGGTCGGCACCCCGCTCGCCTCCTGGGAGTCGCGGGTCTCCTTCGCGGTCCGGGTCGGCGCGGTCGTCTGGGTGCTCGTCGCGCTCGCGGTCTATGGCTACGCCCGCCGGTTGAGTACGTGA
- a CDS encoding cation diffusion facilitator family transporter has translation MAESKSVVIAALIANGAIAILKFVGYLLTGSAAMLSETYQSVSDTGNQVFLLIGIRYSKKRADQRHPFGYGKSQFFYSFLVSVLLFGVAGIESVRKGYETIFGESTFHISNATLPVVGVTLSGAQISYLVLSLAILFELYALKKAYTEIQRQIDDHDWSGLREAFRKTSDVTTLTALTEDSLALAAAAIGMVGIYLTEQTGNTMYDGAAALVIGILLMGFAAALAWQNKRLLLGESLPTDDERRLRELVADWDGVDRIVDFKTVYFGPEEVILAADVAFDRDLDTTTIDDRISAINDALMETNPQIRNAYIEPEA, from the coding sequence ATGGCCGAGAGCAAGTCCGTCGTCATCGCCGCCCTCATCGCCAACGGTGCCATCGCGATCCTGAAATTCGTCGGCTATCTCCTCACCGGGAGCGCCGCGATGCTCTCGGAGACCTACCAGTCGGTCTCCGATACCGGCAACCAGGTCTTCCTCCTCATCGGGATCCGGTATTCGAAGAAGCGCGCCGACCAGCGACATCCCTTCGGTTACGGCAAGTCACAGTTCTTCTATAGTTTTCTCGTCTCCGTCCTGCTGTTCGGCGTCGCGGGGATCGAAAGCGTGCGGAAGGGCTACGAGACGATCTTCGGCGAGAGCACCTTCCACATCAGCAACGCCACGCTGCCGGTGGTCGGCGTCACGCTCTCTGGCGCACAGATCAGCTACCTCGTGCTGTCGCTCGCGATCCTCTTCGAACTGTACGCGCTGAAGAAGGCCTACACCGAGATCCAGCGTCAGATCGACGACCACGACTGGAGCGGTCTCCGGGAGGCCTTCCGGAAGACCAGCGACGTGACGACGCTGACCGCGCTGACCGAGGACTCGCTCGCGCTCGCCGCGGCGGCGATCGGGATGGTCGGCATCTACCTCACCGAACAGACGGGCAACACGATGTACGACGGGGCCGCCGCGCTCGTGATCGGGATCCTCCTGATGGGCTTTGCGGCTGCGCTCGCCTGGCAGAACAAGCGCCTCCTCCTCGGCGAGAGCCTCCCGACCGACGACGAGCGCCGTCTCCGAGAGCTCGTCGCCGACTGGGACGGCGTCGACCGGATCGTCGACTTCAAAACGGTGTACTTCGGTCCGGAGGAGGTCATCCTCGCCGCCGACGTGGCGTTCGACCGCGACCTCGATACCACCACGATCGACGACCGCATCAGCGCCATCAACGACGCGCTCATGGAGACCAACCCGCAGATCCGCAACGCGTACATCGAGCCCGAGGCGTAG